Proteins encoded in a region of the Rutidosis leptorrhynchoides isolate AG116_Rl617_1_P2 chromosome 9, CSIRO_AGI_Rlap_v1, whole genome shotgun sequence genome:
- the LOC139866216 gene encoding eukaryotic translation initiation factor 2A, with protein MSVADSSPPLEILVREPGGFAIWSGPPFSNNQPSIKLDKVTCTSAKFSDDGSKLMVIKSESCISIYDCKTYKEIRPFESPNVLAAALSPCGTYLQTFQKSSSPQEKNVTLWKTEMGESVYTTFQKNMSKATWPTIRFSDDESVASRMATNELQFFDGADFSKGIVRKIRIPGIASFELSKNPGSHVSAFVPESKGMPGSVQIYACGLDSSSEPITRRSFFRCSSVQQLWNHGSTGLLVMVQADVDKTNQSYYGETKLNYLTLDGSHDGLVSLRKEGPVHDVQWSSSGKEFAVVYGFMPAMVTIFDKKCHPLLELGTGPYNTIRWNPKGRFILVAGYGNLPGDMAFWDYVEKKQLGTTKSEWSVTSEWSPDGRYFLTATTAPRLQVDNGIKIFHFNGKSCFKKKFDKLYQVDWKAESPDKFGDIEELVKSVGSLNMEGKTQGQGSKSSQAPVKAINPPVQKKPSAYKPPHAKAAAAKEAELFGGSIPSANEMSKNALKNKKKREKQREKKAAEAGCATNGAD; from the exons ATGTCAGTTGCAGATTCATCACCACCATTAGAGATTTTAG TTAGAGAGCCTGGTGGTTTTGCTATATGGAGCGGGCCGCCTTTTAGTAATAATCAGCCTAGTATTAAGCTTGATAAAGTTACTTGCACAAGTGCAAAATTTAGTGATGATGGATCGAAACTTATGGTGATAAAGTCAGAGTCTTGTATTAGCATTTATGATTGTAAAACTTATAAAGAGATAAGACCTTTTGAATCCCCAAACGTTCTTGCTGCTGCTTTGTCTCCATGTGGAACTTATCTGCAAACATTCCAGAAATCATCATCACCACAAGAAAAGAACGTCACGTTATGGAAGACAGAAATGGGAGAATCGGTGTATACTACGTTTCAGAAGAACATGAGTAAGGCAACATG GCCGACGATTAGATTTAGTGATGATGAATCTGTTGCATCTCGTATGGCAACAAATGAACTTCAGTTTTTTGATGGTGCTGATTTTTCAAAAGGAATTGTGCGTAAAATTAGAATTCCTGGTATAGCTTCATTCGAGCTTTCTAAAAATCCAGGATCTCATGTGTCTGCATTTGTTCCTGAATCTAAG GGAATGCCTGGTAGCGTTCAGATATATGCTTGTGGGCTTGATTCCTCGAGTGAGCCCATTACTCGTAGAAGCTTCTTCCGCTGTTCGTCGGTTCAGCAACTTTGGAACCATGGTTCAACGGGGCTTCTGGTTATGGTGCAGGCAGATGTTGATAAAACTAACCAGAGTTACTACGGTGAAACAAAGTTAAATTACTTGACATTAGATGGCTCTCACGATGGCCTTGTGTCCCTAC GTAAAGAAGGGCCAGTACACGATGTTCAATGGTCGAGCTCCGGAAAAGAATTTGCAGTCGTTTATGGAT TTATGCCTGCAATGGTTACAATCTTTGACAAAAAGTGTCATCCTCTGCTGGAGCTTGGAACAGGCCCTTACAACACCATTCGTTGGAACCCAAAGGGAAGAT TTATATTGGTGGCAGGTTATGGCAACTTACCAGGTGACATG GCATTTTGGGACTATGTTGAGAAAAAACAACTTGGGACCACCAAGTCTGAATGGTCAGTGACCAGCGAATGGTCCCCTGACGGACGTTATTTCTTGACTGCCACAACTGCACCACGACTGCAAGTTGACAATGG gaTTAAAATCTTCCATTTCAATGGAAAATCATGCTTCAAGAAGAAGTTCGATAAGTTGTATCAG GTCGATTGGAAAGCAGAGTCACCTGATAAATTTGGTGATATCGAAGAACTTGTCAAGTCTGTTGGCTCATTAAATATGGAAGGCAAAACACAAG GACAAGGGTCAAAATCTTCTCAGGCCCCTGTAAAAGCTATAAATCCTCCTGTCCAGAAGAAACCTTCTGCATATAAACCACCGCATGCAAAGGCCGCAGCTGCTAAAGAGGCCGAG CTCTTTGGTGGAAGCATCCCTTCAGC CAACGAAATGAGCAAGAACGCATTGAAAAACAAGAAAAAGAGGGAAAAACAGAGGGAGAAGAAGGCTGCTGAAGCTGGTTGCGCTACTAATGGTGCAGATTAA